The Colletes latitarsis isolate SP2378_abdomen chromosome 1, iyColLati1, whole genome shotgun sequence genomic interval tcgctgcatatccttcgtaTCGCTTAATTACTCTTCTATTGGAATACATAGGCAAGGGTGACTATATCTACACGACATTCCACTTTTTGAATTTCCCGTTGCGTTGGGTTTCCGGCTAATATGTTCTGTTTTCCTAATTTCTTCGCGTTTGTTCGATCGCTACTGCTTCAAGAACTATCTCGAGCTAACTCAGAGTCATCGATAAAAAACCTAGAATGAACACAGACGACAAAAAGAAGAAACTTGAAGAGACTAAACACGGACAAAGCGTGATATTCGAATCGTTTATTCCGATTTCTTGGCGCCTAATCGGTTTGAAATTTCCGTTTCGGACGTTGAGCTGTTATTTTTTTTAGGTTTTCGAAAACGCCCATGCATGCGTCGCGACACGGGTTTTCTTCTCGGTGTTGGAGATCTGGCCACTCTTGAAACTGAAACAATTTACCCACCGTCTCTGCGATGTCGACAATATATAGGATGCGTTCATTCGTTTATGGCTTTCTAACGCTTCGAATGCTAACAAATTACCTACGTATCGCACGCTGGTTTGATCGTGCCACGCCAcacaaccttccgcagtgttttGTTTCCACATGCACCTCGTACACTGTTCCTGGAAATGGCAAAGGTTAAGAGCGTCGCTTGGCAAGCCGCTATCGAACGTTCGGGTTCACCGATCGGTGCACGATCCTTGCCATTTTCAATCTTGATTTACGAATTTCCTGACGTTTAGAAACGCGTGTTACGAAGCAAAAGGTGATCGCAAGGTTTCGTTCCACAACTATCAAAGTCGAATTACGAACAGTGTAGAAAgagaaattattcaaattttcaGCCGGTTCCGTCGGTTAACGAAATTGCCCGTTTCCTGTTTGTTTCTGCTGACTTTTTGTCAATTATCTCCGTGAGCAGTTTCAGCAACGTTGTTACATATTGTCGAAGCGTTTTGCGCTCACCTCAGGGTTTTCGCGTTAAAGCTGTAAGTACTTAGCGAAAGTAAGATTTACCGCCATTGCAAGGTGCAGTAAGTCTCACTTACGCTTATACAACTTACATCAGGGTATCAAGGTGGCTCGATAGACGCTCAAGGCACCTCTCTCGGCGAACAGTGCACGGAATATTAAGAACATTATCTCCGTGTTTCTTGCAAACTTTTATTAGTCGCTTGTTTTTGCGTTCTTTCGATTTCGATCGCGAACAATCGATGAAATCAGCCGAGCACTGTTCGCCGCGATGGCGGGACCATTCATCGCGATACATCGCAATTAGAAATAGCATTAGGCCATTTCATAAGCCCTTGCGTATTTAAGTATGTGTATTCGAACGTACAAAGTTCTACCGGATCAAACCACGAGACGTCCATCGAGGCTTATGTTCAGTTTTCTTGTTCAACCTGTCGTTGAAGCGAGTCCGAGTAAGATGAGTAACAGTTTTTAGCTTGAAATTAACGCAAGGAAAATTTATATTAGGGATCTGGTTTTGCAATTCGACGAAGGAAAATATTAATAGTTGTTGCTAGTGTCAGTAAAATTTATGGTAGGCTGCCAAGTTGAGACTACTTTTTGAAAAAATTCACAGATCATTTTACGTTATTCGAATCCAAGGAAAATACATAAATACATATAACATTTCCTACTTTTATTTGCAATATATTTATAGTTGAAAATGGACAATTGTTTACGATCAATAGTATCTCATGGCAAGAATTGATTATAGCAAGTGTAGGGAAGAATAGTTTCGCTCTGAataaattactgaaaatatactcaCACTTTGTATTTTGTTTGTATTAATATTTGATATTTGTTTTTTCTTAATAACATAAAAAGTTTGTacgaattaattatttaaagaaTGTGAACATGCTTCTGTACAGTTTTCATATTGCCTTTCACTGCTGTCGTCTAGAATGCGATAAAACTATTTCTTTAATGCTGACTGTGTTGCAATTCTATCGAGATAAAAAATGTAACTTTGCTATTCCATACGTGTTTAACCATTTTGACCGTGTTTGATGTTCACAAACCATATCGCTGATCATAAAATCTGTTAATAATCAAAAATCAGTATCTAAATCTCGAGAGTTCAGTATTAAAACTAGCAAAAAAAGAAATGTAATTTTTACTCGCGGGGCCATTTGAAATCCATTGTGCAAAAGAAACGAACGATATTCAAGATCAACGAGAAAGAATACAAAATGGATTTGAAACTAATCGAAGAAGATCCATAACTGAAAAAGTATGATATACAGAGTGGAAGAAGACTGGACATCCAAGAGTATCTCTGTAGatggatattaaaaaataaataaatatacgcaAAGACTCGTGAAATGACCCAGTACACATAGTGATGCTTAGTGTTTATACTAAACAGAAAAGTGTTTAATGGTAACTGGCAACTACATGTGTTGTTTTGTTTCTTGTCCATGATAGGGACAATGACTTAACGCCTATCGAGGGTGGTCAGCTTTCCAACAACAAAGTGTGCTCAGGACACTCTAGTAACCGTTGtgcgaataatagtaataataataatggtaaCAATAAGAATAACGTGGGTGGCCCGCTGATGCCCGTGGCACATCTGAACGGTCAAGTGAGCGGTATCAGTGGTCGGGGGTTGGCGGGTACGTCGTCGCACGGGGCCGCGACATCGTCGAACTCGATAGTATTTAGCGCGGCCGAGTCTTGCAACCCCCTGCCGTCGCTAAGTACCAGTAATCCGTTCAACCACTTTTCGGGAAACATGGACTTGGAATTCGAGCTCTTCCCCAGTTCCACATGGGACTTGGATAGTAGCAGCGGGTGGGCAGATAGGCCCGAATCGAGAGCGAGCGGGCCACCAAACTCACGACCACCTTCCCAGCCAGCCCCGACATCTCCGAGTCCCCAGGGAACGTTCTCCTCTAATTCGGCGGTGGCGCCTCACTGCAGTCCCCTACGCGCGTTCAGCCCGACCTCAGGCAATGCGGCTCACACCTTCAGTAATTCGTTCCCCTTCAGTCCGCTTCAGGAATCACAGACGTCCTCCTTGACGAACAGCGCCGCTAGTAGCGTTAGCGCGAACGGTGCCGCTGGATTGACGCCCAAGAGACAGGATGAAGGGAAGACCGGGTGCTCGACCACCAACCAGTCCGCCATGGAGGCCAACAACGCGAGAAACAATGCGACCTCCGTCGCTGGTGGTAACCCCGCGACCGGGCAGACCGGCGCCGCCGCGAGCGTCGTTGAAACTCAAAACAGTGTTGTGTCCACCGAATCCGGCAGGCtcagaaacttgttgaccaAGGGGGCTAGTGCTAGTGAGGACAGTCAGGACAATACGAATAACGATTCCGAGAGCCAAAATAAGCATAGGATATTAAAGATCTTGTTGAACCAGCCGGACGAGGACGATTTTCATCCCGAGCATAATAATAAAGTGCGCACGAGTCCTAGCAACATGCCGAAACAGAGCATGGAGCATTCGAAATCTACGCTTGGAAATAATATGCTGTTACAGGTAAACAGGCTGATCTTTGCATGATCCACAAGGCGGTACCGGACTAGTACCACCCCCATCGCTTAATCCTAGAAAGATCCAGCCAGTAACCGTCGTTTTCAAGACCAACGAATGCTACGTCGAGATCATCTTTTCCATacttttttcattaaaaaattatctttgaGTCTCTTGACTCCTTGCTGTACAACTGCAAGTTTGATTCGTTgtaatgtcaagtttcacaataaaAAATCCGTGAGctttgcttgtaattaacccccacgacAAGGGGTTAAGAGTAATTGCAGTTTCGCATGTTAAGAAACAAATAATATGAATAATGTAGCTCAGAAAAATTGATTTATTTGTGTACGCTACCATTGTACTTTGtcgcttttttttctttttgttttcaaTCCAGAATACATAAGCGACaataaataattctttaatagTACATTGTAAAGAATTCATGACTGGTGAACTCGACAAGTCCGTTCCTTGGTCTTTCTAGGTTTTTAATCCAGTGTTTCTCGAACTTCATATTCCAAACGCTTCCCCGTTGATGGCGCTGGTGTACTGTGTCTTTGCGACAACTTCCATAATTGCTAATAAATATGGATTTATGTTTATAATAGGAAGTATAAACTTCCCCCAGATTATGTTATTCTACTAATTGGTAGCTTTCCAATTTGTGATACCGGAACTAGTTCCGTGTCTTTTATTGGCATTTGAAATTAATTAGGTAGCCAAGTTTGGGAATGTTAAATGCTGACCACTAGACAATAGATATTTGCATAGTTCATTATTCGTTGTGGAAATAACAATCCTCGTTGAAACGTGCTCCATTTTAAAtatatgtaaaataaaaattactgtaCTAAGGTGCTCTTTGTGAAGATCTTTACCATTATGCGTATATTTTAAGTCGTGTACAAAATTGTAGGCTCTAATATTAAATCTAATAATTTTATAGTCATAAAAAGTTATATTTACATAGCTTCCTTTTACGGTAATttgatttttttatatattttttggtTAAGCaacgtataaaaataaatatgaacaaaaattcagtaaatgcgcagttttattaaattgatttaGTATTATTTGATAATGAAATAATTTCTTCTGTTGAGTAAACGCAAACAATAAATCCAATACAACTTCTAATTCTAATATATGAAttatatacaaaataataaatatgcaCAACATTTTGTGGATAGTCATACAAAAAATTTTTAGTGATATTGCTTCTCAGAAATTAACTTGAATcatattactatttttaatgtTTTTACTATTAACGACAGAAAACTTTTCACCAGTTATTTTTAACAAAACTGAAATACTATGAAGTacattttattaatttcattatataagtttcttttttcttttgagAGTTCGTGGGCACTTACGACCATGTTTGTTAACCTCAAGGGATCCGTGGAccacagtttgagaaacactggctCAATCGATTCCGACAGCTTTATGCCCTTTCCCTTCTTCCATTCTTATATGCGTCTCAAAGGAATGCGGTCAGCCAAAATGTCCttcgtaatttaatttttatcttcGAGATTTTtgggttattattattatattttatcatcATGTTGGCGTTACATGTGACACTATATTTGTACTACGATGAACACATAGTATATAATCATTGCATAAATTCTTGATGAGGAATCAAAACAAGGATGAAACGTTGAATCATCTTAATTATGTTATAAACATGATCGCGCCTACGTAGGGCTTAAGAGAATATACATCTTAGCAAAGGCATACTGTATCGTTACGTTCATTTTAATTGTTGTTTTCGAGTTTTTGAAAGAAGCGAATTATTGGCTGATTGCTGTCTTTATCCTGCAGTAGTGTTGTCATCAGAAACATGTAATTTCTTAGTGGTACAGTATACTAATCTGTTCTTTATGCCTCGTTTTTCAAGTTATTGAATGAGAAAAATGACGACGAAGATGAAGAGGCTCGCGCTGGTTTGAAGAAGAGAAACGAACTTTTACAACAGCTTTTGAAAGACCAAGACGACGAGAGGAAAGTACAAGAGCAACAGGTAGGCGATCATTAGCATAACACGTTCTAATTATTTTGCAAGATTCCAAGATTACTTTTAGGAATCAATAATTCTTCTTAATCGCAAAAACGACCAAGGAAATAATGAACTTACTTCGGTTTGCCTTTTATCATGAAATGTATGGATATtcgttttcatatttattttctaAACTCATTAAGTATGAAATTATCGTTTCTTCAAAATTCAATCAATGGGTGACTTATCAAACGCGTTGAACAGTGCAAATCACAGGCTCGGGAAGAAGATCATCTGTTGCGGAGTCTTGGATTTCGAAACACCACGCCGTCGCCGTCCCAATCGGGCGACAACGTTGGACTTGGTGGATCAACTCAGGTCGGGCAAAAGAGACCGGGCGAGGATGGCGATTTGAACATAGCTGTGAAACGGCCCATGGACGGTTCGCACCAAGTCTCCTCTTCCGGTACATCCACCAATGCAACGAGCAAACTATgggaaaaaaataaaatgctGGCGTCGCTGTTAGCTAAACAACCGCCACAGCCAACTACTATCCCACCAATACCTGCGTCTGTGATATCGGCAACGCCACAGGTAATCGAACGTTTAATTGGTGGCTCATACTCCTAATTTATTTCTCTTAGACGTAGGAGATCTGCCGTACCTTCTGCTTTGCTTTATTCGTTTAAAcggattatttttttttcatttactcGTCCACAGTATTGTCCAATTTTGTCATCAGAGGAAATGATACTTTACTTTGTTTGCTACGCAGGATAAACTGCTTCGTTTAGGATTGAAACCACAACCACAACAGCAGCAgtcacaacaacagcagcagcagcagcagcaacagcagcagcagcagcagcagcaacaacagcaacaacagcagcagcagcagcagcagcaacaacaacaacaacaacagcagcagcaacagcagcagcagcagcaacagcagcaacagcaacaacaacaaccttGGACGGGTGGCAGTATGCAATCCGTTGGTGGTAACAACACGATTACGACAACTGCAACTTCCGCGCGTACTCCTCTCCAAAGCCAGTCGAGACAACTACCTCGTCAAACAACCAATGCCTACCTCAGTCATATGCTAAGTCAggtaataagaaaataattcttcAGTAGCTTAACACCTCTTTCTATAAGATCGTCACTTTTCGACTATCGTTAGTAACTGTACTTGATGATTAAGATCAATTTAATTATAGTTTGTGGTTTGTATAATCTACTACATcactttttaaatgtttaatctcTTTTTTAATTATGCTTATTACAGTTGTATAGAATTGCAATTCATTGCATACAATGGTTGCAGTGTATTTTGCAATACGTGTCCTTGTTCTTATATTAGATTCAAGGGAAAagattattgtaaaaaattcccattaaaatgaaatttacgaTAGTAGCCAATCTTGTATACGGTAATATATTAACGTGTTGCGTGACAGTAATTCGTATTTAGATTAAATCGACATGAAACTAAAGATTGTGCGTAAGTTAAATAACATTCTGGTTTTAATGGGAATCTCAATTACAATTCTTATTCCTTTGCAGCCACAAAGATCCCAGATGAGTCAGATGGATTCAGAATTCACAAGCAGCGGGGAGTATCATCAAACAAGCACTGATCCAAGCAGTTGGGACAACCAGTCGTCGGATCCTGACCTTTCCGACATTTTGGATCAAGTGATAGAGTTCGTGCCGGATGAAGCTATTACAGGTACATGATTAACTTTTTTTCTATTCGTTTAATAATCGATTCCTGATATGTGTTTATCTTATAATTACTCCCTAATAAATATGCTTTCCGAATATAATTCTGTACTTTCGCTGTCACAGCATAACTGCAATGCTCGCGATTTTGCTTTCTCTaacaatagtttccaagatatttgtGAGTAATAAGTTAACACATTCATGGGATGACAAAGGTATTACTCGTGACAGCGAAAGTAGTATCATCATGGacacaataatttttattcaataGAGTCGTCTGCGATAGCAAATCTCCTAGACGTAATTGAAGCACCACAAAACAATGTCATGAACGAGAAAATGGCGATTAACGCGATACAGAAGTCGTTGATGTTATGCGAGACTGCCGTAAATCCAACGTCTTCCACCATAACAATTCCTGGCACGCCTCCAGCTTACTCTACCGCGGTAAGTTAACACCTTTCCACGCATTTTTATAATGATCGTATAATAATCGTAATACATCGTTGTCACTGGTTCTGTTTAGTCTATGACATTTATCGGCGTACGTGTCACACGCGCCGGTATCACTTGCCATTAATTAATACTTTCGACTGGTGAAATTTCAGTTGGGTACTACACCTGTAACGACGAGCCATAGTTACCAGCCACCACCGATGTATCAGCAACAGCCCAGGATAAGGTTTAACACGCAACAAGGCGTCAGGCAGGCTACCACTCAATTCACACAGCAGCAACAATTACAGCTGCAACAGCAACGGACGAAATTGatacaacagcaacagcaacaacaattaAAACAGAGGCTgctgcagcaacagcagcagcagcaattaCTCATTCCTTCCAATGCTACAGCTACGGACCAAATTACAACCGGCATTCATAATATTGATAACCTTCTCAACAATACTGTTGCACCTAACGTGTCGTTACAGGTAAGCTGTTAAATTACTAATATAATAATACACTACGCAGTTACACTTTTGTATGTTGGTATATTGGGTGTCCCACGTAATTGGGGAAAGCTATATCTCTAAAACGGTTAgagatgcaaaaaaaaaaataaacgcgTTGAATTTGTTCGTTTCAGCGGTCGAGTGTCCCAGATTCACAAGTTTCTCCAGGTTATGGGGGATCCGTCCAAATGCCTTCCGGTCACCGACTTGCTCACTCGTACTCCCATCCGTCAACGTTACCACAACAGTAAGCAGTTCGAACTGACGCTCTTAATTGCCCATTAGCTGTTACGTAACGCGGCGCTTTTATTTCTAGCCCCATTGTAAACAATAATTTCAACAGTGGTCAACAAGTGTCTGCCGCAGCACGACTCTCACCGCATTCTCCTGCTGGTATTTTGTCGTTCTCTCATCCGCAGCCGTTGTCACCACGAGTGACGCAAGTACGTTTCAAGTGTCGTTTAATTATACAAGGTGTCCTAAATGCCTGTCGCGtagttcatttttatttttaagctTCACTTTCGTTCAGTCAATCGGAAGGGTGCATCGGTCGCTCCCGAAGTACCGATATTTCTGCTTAAACCTTTCGCTCATGAAAAAGAGAATAGTCTTAATTGTTATCGtgcattttattaatattttgttcgtgTCTACTGGCGATTGAATCGAGACGTGTTAAGATACTGTTGACACATTGCCATCGAATGGAAATGATTTAAACGTCATTAAAACATGCAACTGTCGTTTCAATATACATTAATTATATCAAGTGTTAAATTTCCATCAGAAATAAACGTGATGATACAAAGTAATAATTATAGTAAATGAGGCAATCCAAAATTTAAACACGAATTAGTATGATACGAGAATCTACTAAACGCCCGatagaaagaataatgaaaaatcATAAGCGAAAGGACTAACGCCGTGCGCATAGTTTACATTATTTTTTATGTTTGATGATGGGAATGCCGaattttttttcatattttttttctttattataaGGGCAACTATGGTAATACCCCGAGACTGTTCAACGTTAACCAGGTGAGATCGCAACAACAGCCCACCGCGCAGCAACAGCAAAGATCGATGCCGTCGCCAGGAACGCCAGCGTCTGCTCGACAGTCTCCGTTTCCGGCGGAAACCTTCCCCCCACCTACATCCCCCACAGCTAGCCAATTTCCACCTGGTCCTAATCCTGGTGCACCAAATCCTTCTGCCCAATATCGGTTGCAACGGACCACATCTACGCCATCAGCCACGACTCAGTTGCCAGGTACATTGACTTTATGCTCATAACTCTCCTTTATCGGCATCGTATCATGAAACTTTATGTCGAG includes:
- the LOC143345172 gene encoding uncharacterized protein LOC143345172 isoform X1, which translates into the protein MSIAAAENAGFSFGRRKKTPGTGSKEYERPSPCELQDPLWVKMSAITGSITKKRKKSDSKSQSQINKCLNEKRRRNLESHFIDEIAELVSATDMSSGKTDKCQILQRAVDRMQHITQQKGSNSHAVQQGEVSSSNRNILSNDQVGLVLLEALDGFLFVVNTEGRVESVTDNITQYINYTKDDVLGKDIYNIIHHGDHNTFMPSLLPMSLGWTSEPQPQTKNRTFNCRFLVKPPDDKEETMEEKQQRVSKYESMQICSALLPSNSDRLESGDVSSESSDIGPCVMCVARRIPPNEKPIGSPIEQFTVKLDTTGKIVAVDVSWLSPPYSKYLTKVRDLIGTTIKDLCHPLDLSKLTAHLNDTLQVGQSTSGVYRLRVSPDKFLNIQTKSKLFKANVMNAHDTDFIMATNSIIGDNDLTPIEGGQLSNNKVCSGHSSNRCANNSNNNNGNNKNNVGGPLMPVAHLNGQVSGISGRGLAGTSSHGAATSSNSIVFSAAESCNPLPSLSTSNPFNHFSGNMDLEFELFPSSTWDLDSSSGWADRPESRASGPPNSRPPSQPAPTSPSPQGTFSSNSAVAPHCSPLRAFSPTSGNAAHTFSNSFPFSPLQESQTSSLTNSAASSVSANGAAGLTPKRQDEGKTGCSTTNQSAMEANNARNNATSVAGGNPATGQTGAAASVVETQNSVVSTESGRLRNLLTKGASASEDSQDNTNNDSESQNKHRILKILLNQPDEDDFHPEHNNKVRTSPSNMPKQSMEHSKSTLGNNMLLQLLNEKNDDEDEEARAGLKKRNELLQQLLKDQDDERKVQEQQCKSQAREEDHLLRSLGFRNTTPSPSQSGDNVGLGGSTQVGQKRPGEDGDLNIAVKRPMDGSHQVSSSGTSTNATSKLWEKNKMLASLLAKQPPQPTTIPPIPASVISATPQDKLLRLGLKPQPQQQQSQQQQQQQQQQQQQQQQQQQQQQQQQQQQQQQQQQQQQQQQQQQQQQQQQQQQPWTGGSMQSVGGNNTITTTATSARTPLQSQSRQLPRQTTNAYLSHMLSQPQRSQMSQMDSEFTSSGEYHQTSTDPSSWDNQSSDPDLSDILDQVIEFVPDEAITESSAIANLLDVIEAPQNNVMNEKMAINAIQKSLMLCETAVNPTSSTITIPGTPPAYSTALGTTPVTTSHSYQPPPMYQQQPRIRFNTQQGVRQATTQFTQQQQLQLQQQRTKLIQQQQQQQLKQRLLQQQQQQQLLIPSNATATDQITTGIHNIDNLLNNTVAPNVSLQRSSVPDSQVSPGYGGSVQMPSGHRLAHSYSHPSTLPQHPIVNNNFNSGQQVSAAARLSPHSPAGILSFSHPQPLSPRVTQGNYGNTPRLFNVNQVRSQQQPTAQQQQRSMPSPGTPASARQSPFPAETFPPPTSPTASQFPPGPNPGAPNPSAQYRLQRTTSTPSATTQLPGGLGSPRHYGGVSKEQPLLSPSHPHSGCPATPTHNQHNVTNTQQHFSNQQHSSMIYHTTANTINTADMQSNQFCYDRTSVPLYSSGPGDTQDARPLPPGNPVNHQLGGNASSTSEFVRQELRAIVGARTQQQQQQRVPNNIQNNLSGQVSQDDLDALGLTFEMSSAGEAVVSDGPAKSWAIGSAGSAPSSSRTSMEEVARGDPKVNQSSLLQKLLSE
- the LOC143345172 gene encoding uncharacterized protein LOC143345172 isoform X5 — encoded protein: MKFYLIGLILRRRPSPCELQDPLWVKMSAITGSITKKRKKSDSKSQSQINKCLNEKRRRNLESHFIDEIAELVSATDMSSGKTDKCQILQRAVDRMQHITQQKGSNSHAVQQGEVSSSNRNILSNDQVGLVLLEALDGFLFVVNTEGRVESVTDNITQYINYTKDDVLGKDIYNIIHHGDHNTFMPSLLPMSLGWTSEPQPQTKNRTFNCRFLVKPPDDKEETMEEKQQRVSKYESMQICSALLPSNSDRLESGDVSSESSDIGPCVMCVARRIPPNEKPIGSPIEQFTVKLDTTGKIVAVDVSWLSPPYSKYLTKVRDLIGTTIKDLCHPLDLSKLTAHLNDTLQVGQSTSGVYRLRVSPDKFLNIQTKSKLFKANVMNAHDTDFIMATNSIIGDNDLTPIEGGQLSNNKVCSGHSSNRCANNSNNNNGNNKNNVGGPLMPVAHLNGQVSGISGRGLAGTSSHGAATSSNSIVFSAAESCNPLPSLSTSNPFNHFSGNMDLEFELFPSSTWDLDSSSGWADRPESRASGPPNSRPPSQPAPTSPSPQGTFSSNSAVAPHCSPLRAFSPTSGNAAHTFSNSFPFSPLQESQTSSLTNSAASSVSANGAAGLTPKRQDEGKTGCSTTNQSAMEANNARNNATSVAGGNPATGQTGAAASVVETQNSVVSTESGRLRNLLTKGASASEDSQDNTNNDSESQNKHRILKILLNQPDEDDFHPEHNNKVRTSPSNMPKQSMEHSKSTLGNNMLLQLLNEKNDDEDEEARAGLKKRNELLQQLLKDQDDERKVQEQQCKSQAREEDHLLRSLGFRNTTPSPSQSGDNVGLGGSTQVGQKRPGEDGDLNIAVKRPMDGSHQVSSSGTSTNATSKLWEKNKMLASLLAKQPPQPTTIPPIPASVISATPQDKLLRLGLKPQPQQQQSQQQQQQQQQQQQQQQQQQQQQQQQQQQQQQQQQQQQQQQQQQQQQQQQQQQQPWTGGSMQSVGGNNTITTTATSARTPLQSQSRQLPRQTTNAYLSHMLSQPQRSQMSQMDSEFTSSGEYHQTSTDPSSWDNQSSDPDLSDILDQVIEFVPDEAITESSAIANLLDVIEAPQNNVMNEKMAINAIQKSLMLCETAVNPTSSTITIPGTPPAYSTALGTTPVTTSHSYQPPPMYQQQPRIRFNTQQGVRQATTQFTQQQQLQLQQQRTKLIQQQQQQQLKQRLLQQQQQQQLLIPSNATATDQITTGIHNIDNLLNNTVAPNVSLQRSSVPDSQVSPGYGGSVQMPSGHRLAHSYSHPSTLPQHPIVNNNFNSGQQVSAAARLSPHSPAGILSFSHPQPLSPRVTQGNYGNTPRLFNVNQVRSQQQPTAQQQQRSMPSPGTPASARQSPFPAETFPPPTSPTASQFPPGPNPGAPNPSAQYRLQRTTSTPSATTQLPGGLGSPRHYGGVSKEQPLLSPSHPHSGCPATPTHNQHNVTNTQQHFSNQQHSSMIYHTTANTINTADMQSNQFCYDRTSVPLYSSGPGDTQDARPLPPGNPVNHQLGGNASSTSEFVRQELRAIVGARTQQQQQQRVPNNIQNNLSGQVSQDDLDALGLTFEMSSAGEAVVSDGPAKSWAIGSAGSAPSSSRTSMEEVARGDPKVNQSSLLQKLLSE
- the LOC143345172 gene encoding uncharacterized protein LOC143345172 isoform X7, whose protein sequence is MHLGEKPSPCELQDPLWVKMSAITGSITKKRKKSDSKSQSQINKCLNEKRRRNLESHFIDEIAELVSATDMSSGKTDKCQILQRAVDRMQHITQQKGSNSHAVQQGEVSSSNRNILSNDQVGLVLLEALDGFLFVVNTEGRVESVTDNITQYINYTKDDVLGKDIYNIIHHGDHNTFMPSLLPMSLGWTSEPQPQTKNRTFNCRFLVKPPDDKEETMEEKQQRVSKYESMQICSALLPSNSDRLESGDVSSESSDIGPCVMCVARRIPPNEKPIGSPIEQFTVKLDTTGKIVAVDVSWLSPPYSKYLTKVRDLIGTTIKDLCHPLDLSKLTAHLNDTLQVGQSTSGVYRLRVSPDKFLNIQTKSKLFKANVMNAHDTDFIMATNSIIGDNDLTPIEGGQLSNNKVCSGHSSNRCANNSNNNNGNNKNNVGGPLMPVAHLNGQVSGISGRGLAGTSSHGAATSSNSIVFSAAESCNPLPSLSTSNPFNHFSGNMDLEFELFPSSTWDLDSSSGWADRPESRASGPPNSRPPSQPAPTSPSPQGTFSSNSAVAPHCSPLRAFSPTSGNAAHTFSNSFPFSPLQESQTSSLTNSAASSVSANGAAGLTPKRQDEGKTGCSTTNQSAMEANNARNNATSVAGGNPATGQTGAAASVVETQNSVVSTESGRLRNLLTKGASASEDSQDNTNNDSESQNKHRILKILLNQPDEDDFHPEHNNKVRTSPSNMPKQSMEHSKSTLGNNMLLQLLNEKNDDEDEEARAGLKKRNELLQQLLKDQDDERKVQEQQCKSQAREEDHLLRSLGFRNTTPSPSQSGDNVGLGGSTQVGQKRPGEDGDLNIAVKRPMDGSHQVSSSGTSTNATSKLWEKNKMLASLLAKQPPQPTTIPPIPASVISATPQDKLLRLGLKPQPQQQQSQQQQQQQQQQQQQQQQQQQQQQQQQQQQQQQQQQQQQQQQQQQQQQQQQQQQPWTGGSMQSVGGNNTITTTATSARTPLQSQSRQLPRQTTNAYLSHMLSQPQRSQMSQMDSEFTSSGEYHQTSTDPSSWDNQSSDPDLSDILDQVIEFVPDEAITESSAIANLLDVIEAPQNNVMNEKMAINAIQKSLMLCETAVNPTSSTITIPGTPPAYSTALGTTPVTTSHSYQPPPMYQQQPRIRFNTQQGVRQATTQFTQQQQLQLQQQRTKLIQQQQQQQLKQRLLQQQQQQQLLIPSNATATDQITTGIHNIDNLLNNTVAPNVSLQRSSVPDSQVSPGYGGSVQMPSGHRLAHSYSHPSTLPQHPIVNNNFNSGQQVSAAARLSPHSPAGILSFSHPQPLSPRVTQGNYGNTPRLFNVNQVRSQQQPTAQQQQRSMPSPGTPASARQSPFPAETFPPPTSPTASQFPPGPNPGAPNPSAQYRLQRTTSTPSATTQLPGGLGSPRHYGGVSKEQPLLSPSHPHSGCPATPTHNQHNVTNTQQHFSNQQHSSMIYHTTANTINTADMQSNQFCYDRTSVPLYSSGPGDTQDARPLPPGNPVNHQLGGNASSTSEFVRQELRAIVGARTQQQQQQRVPNNIQNNLSGQVSQDDLDALGLTFEMSSAGEAVVSDGPAKSWAIGSAGSAPSSSRTSMEEVARGDPKVNQSSLLQKLLSE